The following proteins are co-located in the Dromiciops gliroides isolate mDroGli1 chromosome 2, mDroGli1.pri, whole genome shotgun sequence genome:
- the LOC122744142 gene encoding 60S ribosomal protein L17-like: protein MVRYSLDPENPTKSCKSRGSNLRVHFKNTRETAQAIKGMHIRKATKYLKDVTLKKQCVPFRRYNGGVGRCAQAKQWGWTQGRWPKKSAEFLLHMLKNAESNAELKGLDVDSLVIEHIQVNKTPKMRQRTYRAHGRINPYMSSPCHIEMILTEKEQIVPKPEEEVAQKKKISQKKLKKQKLMARE, encoded by the coding sequence ATGGTGAGGTACTCTCTTGatccagagaaccccacaaaatcaTGCAAGTCAAGGGGTTCAAATCTCCGGGTCCACTTCAAGAATACCCGTGAAACAGCCCAAGCTATCAAGGGCATGCACATCCGAAAAGctaccaagtatttgaaagatgtcacatTGAAGAAACAATGTGTTCCCTTCCGTCGATACAATGGTGGAGTTGGCAGGTGTGCCCAGGCTAAGCAGTGGGGTTGGACACAGGGTCGTTGGCCCAAAAAGAGTGCTGAGTTCTTGCTGCATATgcttaaaaatgcagaaagtaaTGCTGAACTGAAGGGTTTGGATGTGGATTCTCTTGTCATTGAGCATATCCAGGTTAACAAGACTCCCAAAATGCGACAGCGTACTTACAGGGCTCATGGCCGAATCAACCCATACATGAGTTCCCCTTGCCATATTGAGATGATACtgactgaaaaggaacaaattgttcctaaaccagaagaggaggttgctcaaaagaaaaagatatcccaaaagaaactgaagaaacaaaagcttatgGCACGGGAGTAA